The genomic window CGACTGACTTGTTTCCTGTTGCGATGAATAGTTTTCTGTATTCCATCCTCAGTCCGTCTTCAAAGGTCACACAGCGTATTTTCACATCTAATGCCACCACCTAGAACGATATTATATATTAGTCAGTTTTGAtgataacacattttttttaatcgcaAGCATTTTGGTTTATTTGCAGTTTCTATAAGGTTACTTGCACTTTTGACTTGTACCATCAGAGTTGCTGACCCCTCATTGATGTAAAGCACATAACTAATTTTGCACTTAAAATTGATGGAAATTACACCATTGGAGATTAAATGTTTTGGATTTCAATAAGTAACTGATAGGTTCCAGCCGCCCcttgatcccgaaagggacaagtggtagaaaatgcatggatggaatttctttatcatcatcatcatattcaTGATTATTTCTTGTAATagttattatttaattttatgcCACTAAGTTTATTTGCATTTTCTTTAACTGGCTATATGGAAGAAATCACATAGTTCTACTGCCTCATAATTAGATTGTTGCTGTCCATGTAGACCTACTGTAGGTTTACATTATACCAAATACTAGAGATGTATGATATTGGCTTTCTTTACTTGCCGATATCAAATGTGCCGATACTGGTTACAGTAGCACTACATTTACGATACCGATATATGGATCAATGGTCATATGTCATTTAATGAATGGACACATTATACCTCCTTTACCGCATTTCTCAAATGAACACTGCAAgatcaaatacaaaaataaaaaagtaacatATTTATTTTCAACATTTGTCAACTTAAATAACATGTATTCCTGCTACCAACAAGTAAGACAGTTTAGTCTTTTGGGTAAATTCACAAATAAAAATCTATGAAAAAAGGCTGTATAACTACagtaaaaacatttgaaaactggTCATTTCTATGTGACACTAACCTCAAAGTATAAAACTCTGGACTAATGCATTCAATGAAACTATAAACTGGGTTTAGCTCTGTATTTTTTATTTCAGTACCACTTATTATTTTGCTGCATAAACGCTGCGTGTGACTCGAAGTGGTGCatttgaaaatacagcttcaccattttagtcataatttttgtgatTCAGAAACTTCccaatgactttagctccagacttcttttagatattgtcattactgccagaaGTGATGAAAAGGTGTATTACACCTCAATACAGGCCACAGCTGAGAAACCAATATTTTTTGGTAGTCCCTTAAGGGGCGCTCGCAGCCCAACAAtaggccctatggttaaaaaaaactgCCTTATCgcacaatgttatcaaaaatatctaaaaatctGCTCGTcaccttgacttatgatttcaaagcaagttatccatcattTTGTAATTAAAAGTATAACGATTAAgataattaaaataattgtatCAATATATCATAAGAcgattatacatttatattcatatatattcacgattacaagcggccctctgggggGCAGCCGTAAcggcaatgtggccctcaatgaaaacaagttgtaCACCTTATCCGATATCACTACTGACAGAGAAAACGATACCAATATGATACAGTATCACCATTTTATACCTATTCCCCAGGGGCGTTTATGTTGGACATTCCTAGCATGTATGGTTCTTTGTGAGGTCACCACCTCTTACCTCCTTTTCTGTGAGCAGTTCAATGTCATGGTCCTGCAGAAAGTCCATGGAACGTAACCTCAGCTGTTCCGCTGTGCTATCTAGGGACTGAGGGGTAGTACATTAGTGCTGAATGCATCCATAAAATGAAACAATATTGTCATCACTCCCACAGGTTTGAGGACCAACATAAAAAGCACCTCGGACATTATTACGGCCTACGTGTTTAGAGTATATTGTGTGATGGTGTAAGTTTTTACCATCTCATATACCACTCTGATTAGGCTCTGTGTACAAACCTTACTCAGTTTAGGCCTGTCATAAGGAGGATGTCTGTCCATGGTGCACATGACGATGCGGTCCGTGAAGCCCTCTTGCCTCAGCGTCTCCGCACACACCAGACCTGCTGGACCTGCACACATCAATCATCACTCAGGTACATTCTTTTCAACCAAAATTCTTCTTGACAGAATGAGCGAGTGGGTGAGCGGCACAAAACTAGCAAGATGTCGTCATATCTTGTGAAAGTTCAGTTCAGGATTAGTttaggacgtttttttttttcgttttttctttGGCTTTCTGTAGCCAGAGAAGTAAAGAGTATACTCTGTATCTGAAAGTAAAGAGACAAACCCCGGAAGAGAATATTTATATTACCATTATTTTTAAAGggaaattttgtttttaaaaatgaataaatgagGGGTTGATAGTAGTGACCCCGAACTGTATTTCAGAACTGATATGTGTGCGTATTTTGTTTCGTGATTGATTTATGATAATACAAAGTAAAAATCCAGCACATCATAATGCAGTCTCTCATCAGTCAATTGGTTGGAAATTTAATTTCAGTCATCCCTCGCCACATCGCGCTTCAACGCTTCAAATATTGCGGGTTCACCAAATTGCGGACTTTTTATCTGTTTTAACGCAGGTTTTACATATTGTTGGCCTACAGTAAGCATTTCCATGCATAAATGTGGCTAAATGGACAAAAAATAtctatactacagtagtattagcCACTAGAAGAGACCAAACCAACCTTTGGGCAGGCAGCATTGCTATACTGGATTAAAATGTATTACTTCTTTTCTACAGGACTCTCAGAATgtagaaaaatatatttataaatgttgaaaatagattttaaaaataaaaatctattttcAAACTTTATACATATACTTTGCTGTTCTatttatgaaaatattacatttatgattAATTATTTTTACTTTGTGGAAATTAATTTATCTCGGTGCATTCTGGAACCAGTAAATAGCAATAAACGAGGGACGACTATGCATTGAAGACTCCATTTATGAACCacagaatgaataaaaaaaaatgctttggtGTACGAACCTTGTCTTTGTGTACAAAAGTTTTATCCACCTATCCATAGCCATTGTGGGCAGGCTGATAGATCTCAGGTTCCTATTCAATCAGTGCTGCTGTTAGCTACTGTGCTAATTCTTGTGTGTTATAAATgggtttttttagcctttttagccatttttctagttttGTTATTtcaatatgagtccaaagaaagcaatggacaaacTACAGTGcatttgaaaagtatttgcaggGCTtccctttttccacattttgttgttACGTTACAGTCTTATTCCCAAAtggaataaatatatttttgtcctcaaaattctacacacaataaatACCCTATACTGACAATTGCTAATTGATTATAAAATTTTAATTAAATACAAATCACATGTCCAcatgtattcacagcctttgctcaatacttttttgatacacctttggcagaaattacagttTCAAGACTTTTTGAATACAataccacaagcttggcacacctatctttggccaGTTTCTCCCATTCTTCTTtggccattcctctttgcagcacctctcaagctccatcaggttggatgggaagctttagttttcattcaggatgtctctgtacattgttgcattcatcttagtctagtcagggagatGACCAAGAACCAGACAGTCActttgtcagagctacagcattcatTTGTGGAGAGAGGTGAACCttacagaaggacaaccatctctgcagtaatccaacaatcaggcctgtatggtataggactggggtcgggaacctttttggctgagagagccatgaaagccaaatatttcaaaatgtatttccctgagagccatataatattttttaacactgaatacaaataaatgcgtgcatttttaagtaagaccaacatagtataataagtcccttattctttttaataaaattgttattctaaagttaaccaataataaatataatacttcttaccattaatgcgacatcttgaacaggtgtgatagaaaacggatggttggattaaaatggatgagaatgttttataatttgaacattatttttaacactgattacaagcggaattattcattacttatgttaagcaatgtcagctaagatttatctgagagccagatgcagtcatcaaaagagccacttctggctctagagccataggttccctacccctggtatagggGCCAGTCAAAAGCCATTtcttagttaaaggcctactgaaacccactactacccaccacgcagtctgattgtttttgtcaatgatgaaatattaacattgcaacacatgccaatacggcctttttagtttactaaattgcaattttaaatttcccgggagttttttcttgaaaacgtcgtgaaatgatgacgtgtacgcgtgacgtcacgggctgttatgaaatatgagcgctgcacacacacagctaaaatttgtctgctttaacggcataattacacagtattttggacatctgtgttgctgaatcttttgcaatttgttcaattaatattggagaagtcaaaggagaaagatggagttgggaagtttagcctttagccacacaaacacacgatgattccttgttcaaaatttcCGGAAGTggaactttattatggatcagagcgcggtcaagcgaacatggattgcGACCgagtgtcaaccagcaggtttcggtgagaaaattgtggtaaaaattcgcttcttaccggagatcaactgagcttgccctgtccataaagctgccatcgactttgctgagacattggcgtcaaaacacccgtggacaaagccctccggctatcaggtactgtcaaactcactaaaacactagcaacacaatagaaagataagggatttcccagaattatcctagtaaatgtgtctaaaaacatctgaatccgtcccaatgtaatcacgtttttttttttgtttttttctagtccgtcgctatcaatatcctcaaacacgaatctttcatcctctctcaaattaatggggaatctgtcgttttctcggtccaaatagctgtttttgtttgaggctcccattaaaaacaatgtgaatatgtgaggagccatcaacatgtgacgtcattgtctgcaacttccggtaaaggcatggCTTTCCTGtgagcaccaaaagttgtgaactttattgtggatgttctctactaaatcctttcagcaaaaatatggcaatatcgcgaaatgatcaagtatgacacatagaatggacctgctatccccgtttaaataagaaaatctaatttcagtaggcctttaaaggtttgccaaaatgcacctgaaagactctcagaccatgagaaactaaattgtctggtctgatgagacaaaaattaaaacatttgtggAAACGGCCACTCTAGCAACAGATCCACGCTGATTGGTAGAGTATATagacaggtgtgccaagcttgtggcattgtattaaaaatatttgaggctgtaattgctgccaaaagtgaTTCAAAAAAAGGATTGTGCAAAGGCTGTGAATTCTTATGTATATGTGATTTTTtatctgtattttttatttatttttgaatttgttaaaaatatttaaaaatcacattgtcattatggggtatggttattccattttggaataaggctctaACCTGAAGTAAAGTGCTGTGAATACATTCTGGGTGCACTccatgtgtggtttgaaacattcaggaagtatctaCACTGCCTTACCCGCCCTCTGCCTCAAATCAGCAGAACGCAAACAAGATTAACTGAAATGGTAAAgtggatttattttttattcttcgtAATTCTGTGAACTAGCTgttaaagtttaggagtttgttTTATGTGTGTAGCCACAAGATACTGACCTGATCCGATAATTAGAACATGAGTGAAGCATGTGTTCGAGTTAATGACTGCTGAACATCGGGCCATGGCCTTCGACCTTTTCTGTGACTGAAGAGCCTGTAAAATATATAAGCCTTATGTTTATTTACCTGCAATATTTATTCCtcttaaaaaaaagtgtcacctGCTTGTTTGCCCGGATGATGACCTTGTCCTTTTCAACTCTGACCTGGAACAAACAGACATGAGCCTTGCTTACACAACTGTTCAGTTAAATGTGGTAAGAGACAAATCACCTGGAAGGTGGGCAGGCAGTCCAGACCAGGGAAGTCTTCTATATCgcctgttgcaatgttaaaacaTGCGCCGTGCCAGGGACAGCGCACGTGTCCCTTTGACAGCACACCTTTCACAACAAAACACCTCCCTTACATTTTCAATGACGATTATTTAAAAAAGGAATGTAAAATTTGCTTTTATATACTTACCTTTGACCAGAGGTGCGCCATAGTGTGGACACTTGTGGCCCAATGCTGAGAACTCGCCGTGTTCTTTAATCAACAAGGCTCTGCCGCTTCCCAAGTCAACTTCTCGCATCCTTGAAAAGAATAATTGAATTCAGTTCCATTTTAGTGCACTACAGTTATCACTTCTGATGTATTTTCACATAATCTGGTTCTGTTCAAGGCTCAAGGTGTTGTATACTTATTCGTTGGGTCTTTAGCTTCTATTCACAACTTGCAGCAAATTAACCCAGTGATTAATCTAGTAAAAATGAGTGAACACGCCAAATTAGCTGTTCGTAAGAAGCTTCACTTTGGTCTTTGAGACCTTTAAACAGTAGTGGATCAGAGAGAATAGTGTGTCCTCTTTTTAATTTAAAATCTGTTCCTGTTTATACCTTGTATTCACCCAATTtaagaccagaggtgggtagtaatggcACAACATTTACGCcgttacatttatatatgtaactttgtggataaattgtacttgtctgagtagttttaatgcagcATACTTTTTACTATTACTTGAGTATGCTGGTGAACTATATTTGGTTTAATTCTGATTGCCACATTTATTTATGTCATAATTATTTGTAATCTATTGACTGCAAAGGCGGATTCATTTGGCTCATTAGAGAGACTTCTACCAGCTGGCTCTGCCACatgactcagtttcaccaataAAACAGAGCCTGACAGTCACATGACGGCACTCATGCTACACATTGTGAAAAGTGACGTGACGTCAGacgaaaaaaaagaacatttatatatcatgtgttgtcatccGTGTCAgtaaaaatgttcacatttcacacTACAATAATTGTACTTCCAATTATAGAAAATATGTTGCGGTAAGTTGtagatgtttttatgttttagctGTGCTTAAATTAGCCCTGTTATAACATCATAAGTAACTATAAAATGTGCATCTTCTGTAGTACaggcacacacatgcaaacaaactacggTTGTAGTACAATTACCATTAAAAATAGCAactaaataaatcagaagttactcacTAGTTCCTCAGCACTTGAGTATGttcctcccccccaccccccgccccaccccacAGATAGTTTGAAAATTGTATCcattgcataacattgtatctatacttacattaaagaaaacaaaaaatatatgtagctcGAGTATTGTCGTAGGGATTAGAATACagcagggcagcatggtggtacaggggctagtgcatgtgcctcacaatacgaaggtcctgagttcgatcgcgggctcgggatctttctatgtggagtttgcatgttctccccgtgactgcgtaggttccttcagggtactccagcttccacccacctccaaagacatgcacctgaggataggttgattggcaagactaaattggccctagtgtgtgaatgtgagtgtgaatgtagaaaatggatggatggatggacttacaaCAAAGGATAACTTTATTAACATAGTTATTTGCGTGTAACAGAAATGCATTAAAGTGTATCAACTTGCtggaaatgaaaaaaacacaaattaaatcCTCATTTAAtctataaacattttttgacaGACTTAAACCATTTGatgctgattttttttattttatttaaataaaatttaataaactcaactaataataataaatacaaattgatCATTAATGTTAACTAAGGAGCACAATATATAAACACTTTAACCTCcaacacaaaaataaatacaacaatttcTGCAGATTTGTTTTAATCAAAATGAGGAAGTTAGCGTCAATGGCTACATACAATAAGCATATTTTGTATTGCACAGCTTCAGAAAGCGGGTAGCATGATATTGCAtggtactgataaagcatgtttccCCAGATCACACGTAGGGTGGCtccgccccactatttgagaataACTGTTCTAAAGTAATAACAATACCATTTTTGGCTAccctacccacctctgtttaaaTACTCACTTCTGTTCATTTAAGACCTTTAAATATTCTTACTCATATTAATTCCCAAGGCAGTAAAGTTGTTctatatttgaatttttttctatATCAAAATTGTCAATATTTTCAAAATTGCTTTAAATGGAAATATCATATACAGTACTGCACTGCacatgaaggaatcaataaagtactatctatctatagtaAATACTAATTATAGTTGTATAATTTTAACCGTTTTAAGACCAGTATGTTTACATAACTCTATGATGGAAAAAACAGAAATAACAATCAAtgcaaaaacacaaattatgccCCTGCACTGTTTACAAACAACACTAAAAGGAATTTTGCTTCATGCTTTCGATGGGACAAAGTAGCGGCCCTggtggacaatttttttttttttttcaataatcaaAGATGACCAAATACCCAATTTCTTATACTAAATTATCATattaagtaaaagttaaagtaccaatgattgtcacacacacacactaggtgtggtgaaatttgtcctctgcatttgacccatccccttgatcaccccctgggaagtgaggggagcagtgggcagcagcggtgccgcacctgggaattatttatggtgatttaaccccctatttcaacccttgatgctgagtgataTAAACACATTGGTGTTGAAAACAAGGTTTCATATGCTTACTGTCCATTTTCCAGATCTTTGACATGGCAGACGGAGGCCTCCACGTAGTCCCGTGATTTGTGGTACGCTTGGAGAGGGGTGGAGTCGTCGTCCGAGCTGTGCCCCAGGGCCCCATTTGGCCTGCAGTCCGCAAAGGGACTTGCCTTGCCATTAGGTGACAGGCCGTCCACCTCTTTTTCCTTTTCCAGCAGAGATAGTTCCACTTTGACTTCAACTGCACAACACAGACATTATCCTGTTAGAAAATACTGTTCTTGACATTTCACTGTGCATTCTCCTATCTGTTGTCTTTTCTCATTTAAAGGAACAGATCTCAGCTAAAAGAGGCAGCCCAAACTCGAATTGAGGACAAATCAAGTGTGACAACTCCTTCAGTGAAACAAATGGAAGATGGGATAAGGTGTCTGGACTAATTTAAAGGGCAAAAATGCCTTCTTTCTTGCTTTTTTT from Nerophis ophidion isolate RoL-2023_Sa linkage group LG07, RoL_Noph_v1.0, whole genome shotgun sequence includes these protein-coding regions:
- the LOC133556489 gene encoding apoptosis-inducing factor 3-like isoform X2, whose translation is MGGCFSKPKPVEVKVELSLLEKEKEVDGLSPNGKASPFADCRPNGALGHSSDDDSTPLQAYHKSRDYVEASVCHVKDLENGQMREVDLGSGRALLIKEHGEFSALGHKCPHYGAPLVKGVLSKGHVRCPWHGACFNIATGDIEDFPGLDCLPTFQVRVEKDKVIIRANKQALQSQKRSKAMARCSAVINSNTCFTHVLIIGSGPAGLVCAETLRQEGFTDRIVMCTMDRHPPYDRPKLSKSLDSTAEQLRLRSMDFLQDHDIELLTEKEVVALDVKIRCVTFEDGLRMEYRKLFIATGNKPKALNYNGKDVRNVFHVRTPEDANSIARLANNKNAVIVGTSFVGMEVAAALTDKAHSVSIIGVETVPFKKALGEKVGKAIMKLFEVNRVKFYMLNEVSEMVGHHGQLKEVVLKSGKVLRADVCVVGTGCVPATSFLKQSGVHMDSKGFITVNKMMQTNVDSVFAGGDVVTFPFPPRNNKKVNIPHWQMAHVHGRVAALSMMGRVTEMKTVPYFWSAMFGKTIRYAGYGDGFDDVIIQGDLDELRFVAFYTRTGDISWLNDKGSQ